The following is a genomic window from Halodesulfovibrio marinisediminis DSM 17456.
GCTGGACCCAAATGCATTGTATTCCAGTCACGTGATTCCGCGCCCGGACGAAGATGTTTTCGACGGAATGTTCAGCTCGGCGCTAATTGGCACCAGCAAAGAACAGAAACATGACATTGAACCGGACTCTGTAGAGCAAAAGACAACAGAAAAGACCATTGCAGAACCTGAAGCCGTGAAGCTGAAGCCTGCTACGCCAGTGGTTGAGGCAGTTGAAGCTGAATCTGTTGTGGAGGGTTCTATAGACGGTGAACAGAAAACGATTGCTTCAGTAGATGGTGATTCAATCGGTTCAGAAGTTGGTAGCCTGACTTCAACCAAGGGTGAAACACAACGCGCTAAGCAATCAGAAGAAAAGTTGTCACAGGTAGAGTCATTGAACGCAGACTCTACGGAACTGGAGAAGGATTCTGATAAAGCAACACCAGAACTCCCATCAACTTCAAAGGTTGTGACAACTCCTGCTGTAGCTGAGAAAAAAGCAGAGGATGCTGGCAAGCATCCTTATGGTGGCTCAGAACCAGTAAAAACTGCCCTTTCTTCCGCAGGGCAGACTTTTCCGGCTTCTAAGTCAAAGAAAGCATCAGCTAAGTCAAAAGTTGTAATCATGCATAAAAAGAACATGGACGCACTGTGGGCTGAGCAGGGTGCAGAAGGGATATCAGATGGATTGATCAAGCTGACATTAGCAAAATTGCGTGTCCTTGCTCGTGAATATCCTGATCTCCCTATTGAATCGAAAAAACTTTCAAAAGTGAAAAAGCGCACATTGGTGGAAGTTTTCAAGCGTTACTACGCCTTATTAGAAAAATGATGAGATGTTAGAGGATCAGCACATTGTGTGTGGGGAAGTTGTTTCTGTACACGTAATTCTGCGTCCGCATTGTGATGTTGAATTCATTCTTCCTGAAGGAAAGAAAGCCTAATGAATAAATTTTGCAAAACGTGCAGATGATGCTGTTTTCTTTGCATGTTTTGCTAGTTCCACATTTCGTGACCATTCCGGCGGGTGGCGCCATAGTTCATCCTGCGTTGAATATCAGTTGTAATAGTGTGCATACCTCAGTAGAGGACTTTACTGCTGACTTGCAGTTGAACGAGTGTATACCTGAGAATAAGGCGTCTGTAAGGTTTACAAGCTTCACCTTTCAAATATGGTTCCGACTGGCTGATGCAATGTGATTATGTACTCAGTTGTGTGGAGAGGAAAAGAGGGGCGTGTTGTCTACGTTGGACAACCGATATTAAGAAACTTCAATAGAAAAGGTTCTTATCTATGAGTGAAGTAGTTTTACCGAGCAGAGAAGCTATTCTCGCAAAACGAAAGCTTGATGCTAGCTTTCGTACCAGGGGCATCATAATTGCGTTGTTATCAGCTGTATTCTACGGCCTGTACACAGCCTTCCTTACTCTGGGCATGGCTAAAGGTGTCTGGGCTGACTGGTACGGTGCAAACACCGCTGGTTTGTCCGCATTTGTTATTACATATTTCCTTGGCGCTGTAGGCTCCGCTGTTAACGACAGCTTTAGTGCTATCTGGGCGCTTTCTCTTGCAACAGTTCGTGGCCGTATTGGTGACTTTTTCAGATGTCTTACAACCAAGCCGGGTCTTGTGATGGTTCTCGCAGCATTGATCGGTGGCCCTATTGCAACGACTGCTTACGTTGTTGGTCTCCAGCTTGCTGGTTCTATAGTTGTTCCGATCAGTGCGCTTTGCCCTGCTATCGGTGCAATTCTTGGTCGAATTTTGTTTAAGCAGGAACTCAATGCCCGCATGATGCTCGGCATCGCAATCTGTTTCCTTGCAAGCTTTATGATTGCGAGCACAAGCCTTGGTGGTGAAGCACCTGAAGGTCAGTTCCTCGGCATTTGTATTGCATTTATTGCTGCGCTGGGCTGGGGCTTTGAAGGTTGTGTGTGTGGTTACGGTACATCCATGATTGACTCCGAGATCGCAATTACCATCCGTCAGACTACTTCTGCATTATCCACCCTGTTTATCTTTATTCCAGTAATGGCTGTTATGTCCGGCAGCATGGATTCCCTTGGTCTTGTTGTTGAAGCATTCACTAGCTCTGAAGCGTTACCTTGGTTTGTCCTCGGTGGCCTGTGCGCGTACATGACCTTTATGTTCTGGTACCGTGGTAACGGCATGTGTGGTGCTGCACTCGGTATGTCTTGTAACGGCACCTTCTCCTTCTGGGGACCATTTGGTTGCTGGATCATCCTCGGTGTAATTTTCGGTATTGACGGCTGGTCAATGCAGCCTATCGCATGGGCTGCAGCTGTTCTGATGATCGTAGGTATCTTTACTGTAGCAATGAACCCGCTTGATCTGTTCAGACAGAAAAAAGAAGAGGTGTAATATGAAGCCGCTTAACTATGCTATGTTAAAGTACTTTACCACCGTTGAAGATGCTTGTGTTGATGATGTTATGGAAGCACTTAAAGGCGAGTACAGCAATTTTAAAGCATTCACTCGTGATTCTATGACTTCTGCTATTATGACAGCAGAAGCAAATGGCCTGTTAGCTGAAACTCGTTTTGAAATGAGTTCAAGCAACGAGCTTAAGGTATACTATTGTGCTCCAGAAGAAGGCGCAGCAACAATTAATTACTACATTAAGGACTAGTTTATTGATTAATTACCAATAACATCCCGAAGTAATTAGTGTATTCACTCCCCCCTGATGCAGGTGTAAAAACCTTCTCAGGGGGATTTTTTTTTAAAAGTACTTAGGGTAAAGGATGATTTATTATGTGATGCAAAAGTGTATATAAGATTACTTTGCATGAATTTTTGAAGAGCTTTTGTTACTGGTGTAGCTTCTATAATAAATTATTATGTAAGAAAAAACACTGATTTGACAGTTTGTTGCAGACCTATCATAAGAGTATTCAGTCGCGTTGTTTGAAGTAATACTGTTTATGTAGACCGCATGTGATTTGTGCTCCCTCGTTACGTTGGCACGTGTTATATTCTATTTTTACATGCGCTTAGTCTGCTATATTCATGGCTCAAGTTTTTGTGAAGTGGCACAAATTGTGGGCACTGTTTAGCCATGAATTGCTGTTTTAGTTGCGCTGTGTCTAGCGGGAGGGTGATTGTGAAATCCAAGAGCAGTTTTTCAATAGGAGAAGTCAGTAAGATTTGCGGATTATCGAAAAAGGCGCTTCGTCATTACGATAAGGTAGGCATAATTAAACCTGATAGATCCTGTGGAAATAATTATAGATATTATTCTCGATCGTCACTGTTAGCCGTGCCGGTTATTAAATATTACAAGCAGATGGGCTTTAAGCTCTCTGAAATGAAAGAGGTAATAGAAAGCGGTGATTACCGCATTATGCGAGCCTCTTTTCAGTCTAAACTTGATGAATTGCGGCAGGTTGAGGAAGAAGTGCATCGAAACTACACTTCAGTAAAAGACTGGTACGAGCTTGTGGTGGAAGCGGAATCTGTGCTGCATTACAAGGTGCAGGATATATCTGTGAAGTTTGTAGAAGACGGAGTTTACTGTTTTCTTGATCAGGATTTCGCATATGATTACAGGGACTCTATCATTAATCTAGAGTTCACCAACTTTATTGAATCCATTGAGAACGAGATTACAGGGCCAGTCATTATACGTTTCCCTGATTATAAAGAAAAAATGAACGGTAACTGTACGCATGCAACAGTGCTGCAAAAGGCGCTGAAGCCGTTTAGCAAAGATGTGGAAACTCGATTTGGCGGTAAGTTGATGGTTTCGGCCTATCACATAGGTTCGCACGATAATATTAATGATACCTACGAGCGAATTGCCCGCTGGGCTAGCGAGAATAACTATACGTTAGGACCCGAAGTTTATGAGCGGTATGTGGTGGATTACTGGAGCAGTCAGAACACCGATAAGTTTGTTACTGAAATTTTAATGAACTTTACTGCACCCAAATAGGAAGTTGTAACAGGTCAAGATCGTGTCTTTTAACGGAAATTGTCATACGCATGTTGTTTGAAATTTTTGGGTCAAAAAAATTACAAAAACAGGATTTGCGATTTTTGTCTTTTTCGGCAAAAAAGTTACGACTATTGAATGGCAAAAAGAAAAATTTGCTTTTTTTATTACCATATGAATGGTTTGCAGTGTATGTTGAATAAAAAAAAGCTGTTGTTGGAAATAGCAACAGCTTTTTTTTATTAGTATATCTATAAATCTGGATAAGATGGACACAAAATAAGGTATTGACAGATTTGTGATGCGTCTTCTAAGAGCCTACCTTTAGGTGTATAGCGTTTTAAATTTTTTTGGAAGGATTGAGTCAAATGATGGATATCATAAAAAAAATTGGGTCAGGCAGCTTAGTACTGCAGATCGTGTTGGGCATTTGTGCCGGCGTTATCGTAGCAATGGTTGCTCCGGACGCTGCAAAGTCAGTAAATGTTCTGGGTCAGCTCTTCGTTAAAGCACTTAAGGCAGTAGCTCCAATTCTCGTTTTTGTTATTGTTGCTTCTTCTATTGCTAACCAGAAGAAAGGCGCAAACACAAACATGCGTTCTATTATTACACTCTACCTCGTAGGCACATTCATGGCTGCTTTAGTAGCTGTTGTAATGAGCTTTGTAGCGCCTACTACCCTTACCCTTGTTGCTACTGACACAAGTGCAACTCCTCCAAGCGGTATTGGTGAAGTTCTCAACACTCTGCTCTTTAAAATTGTTGATAACCCAATCAATGCTCTTGCTTCCGGTAACTTTATCGGCATCCTTGCTTGGGCAATCGCTCTCGGTTTCTTCTTCCAGCATGCTGGCGAAACCACTAAAAAAGTACTTAGCGACGTGTCTGAGGGTGTTTCCGGTATTGTTAAGCTCGTGATCCGCTTTGCACCTCTCGGTATTTTTGGTCTTGTTGCTAACACCGTTGCCAATACCGGTTTTACTGCGCTTGCTGGTTACAGTCACCTCATCATGGTATTGCTCGTTGCCATGGGTATTATTGCTCTGGTTGTGAACCCTATGATCGTATGGTTTACCACTAAACAGAACCCATACCCGCTTGTGTTCACCTGTCTGAAGAGCAGTGGTATTACCGCGTTCTTCACCCGTAGCTCCGCTGCAAACATTCCTGTGAACATGGAACTCTGTAAGCGTCTTGATCTTCATGAAGACACTTACTCTGTATCCATTCCTCTCGGTGCTACCGTAAACATGGGTGGTGCTGCTATCACCATTACTGTAATGACTTTGGCAGCAGTACATACTCTTGGTATTCAGGTTGATATCGCTACAGCACTTCTGCTCAGCCTTATTGCTTCTGTTTCTGCTTGTGGTGCTTCCGGCGTAGCTGGCGGTTCCCTGCTTCTCATTCCACTTGCTTGCAGCCTCTTTGGTGTATCTAACGATGTGTCCATGCAGGTTGTTGCAGCGGGCTTCATCATCGGTGTAATTCAGGACTCCGCAGAAACTGCACTGAACAGCTCCACAGACGTTCTGTTTACTGCTGCTGCAGATATTGCTGCTTCTCCTGAGAAGACCGTTAAATCTTGTACTACAGCTTCTGCATAGTTCTCTGCCTTCAAAGAAAGCCGTAACCGGTTTTGGTCGCGGTGTTTTGAACAATTGAGAATCGTACAATAGCTTATTCAAAGGCCACGTATTAATTACGTGGCCTTTTTTTGTTTACTTGGGCGGGATTGGGCATACGATAAAAATCGTATGCTCCTCTTAGTAAAAAGTTCCATGCTGTACGTTGTTATTTCCACATTTCTACGATGGAAGCAGTCTGTCGGTTTGGTTACAGTCATACGATGTAATTCAACCGGAGCCTGAAAAGCCTGAACTTTTAGTCACACAGCAATGCAGACGAGAGCGTAGTGACAGGGCACATGATTACTTGAAGTTATTCAGGCTCCATTCAAGGGTAATGTCATGGAATTTAAAGATATTCTTGTTGTGACATCTCATTTGAGAGCTAAACAGGGGAAGGAAGCTGAGTTACGAAGCGCTCTTGAGCAGCTGGTTCAGGATTGCGATCATCACGAAGGGCTTCTGCTGTATAGCGTTCATCAGGACGCCTCTGATCCTGCCTCATTCCTTTTTTATGAACACTTTCTTTCTGAGAAAGCATTTAGAGATCATCTTGCCAGTGAAGAGTTGGTAAATGCACAGGCAATCCTTAGTGAGCTTGTGGAAGGTGAGTCAAAAATTGAGACTTGGCGAATGGCTGCCAGAATAGGTGAAATCTGTCAGTAAGACATAAAAACTGGCAAAGTTGTACATCATCAAAAAAAAGCTCCTGCAATGCGTTGCAGGAGCTTTTTCATGAGGAATATATATGTGTGTAGCGGATTATTGTTTAAGCGCCTTACCGTCATTCCAGGCGTGTCCAACGCAGCGCCCGATTTTCCAGTAGCGTTTGTCTGGCATGGTTAGAACGAATGGGTTCATCTTTGAAATATCAGGAACGCCGTCTGTCATAAAACGCTCCTCGCACCATGTGCCGACAATTTCGCCAATGAAGAACGTGTTGGTTGGCATCTCCACTGTATCGTAAAGCCTGCATTCAAGAGAAAGTGGGCATTCTTTGATAAGCGGTGCAGTCTTAAGTGTACCGTAAAAACGATCAAACAGTTCAGATTTATCAGTCCGTTTGGCTGAAACAAGGCCGACATAGTCTGCCACTTTAACCATTTCGGTGGTAGGGAAGTTTACGCTAAATTCTCCGTTTTCTAGAATGGCAGTGTGTGATGCGTGCCCTTTGTTGACCCCGATACCCAGTAATGCTGGTTTGTAGTTTACTCGGGTAACCCACCCAAGAGTCATATAGTTGGGTTTGCCATTGTAATGTGTTCCTAGCATGGCCAAAGGCATTGGAATGGTGAATCCCTGTGTCCCGATATTAATTTTATCCAACTTTGTTCTCCTGCGCATAATTCACTGAAGCAGGACAAATATGCTTCGATTTTTCGTCACAGTATGTGATAACCACCATTTCACCATCAGAGGGAAGGTTGAAATGGTGGTTATTGAGTTCGAAACAAAAATTGGAACACACTGTACTGGAAAAGTTGTAGAACCTAAGGTGAATTCACTAGACGTTTTTGTCTAGGAAAGTGAGGCTAGTCCTTCCCGTAAGGCATAAAGTGTTGCTTGCACGCGGTTAGCCAAATGCAGTTTTGAAAGAATGTTGGTCATATGCGTGCGTACGGTTGCCTCGCTGACAAACACTTTTTCAGCAATGGTTTTATTACTCAGTCCCTGAGCAACAAGTCGTAAAATATCCACTTCCCGCGGAGTCAGTGGTTCAGGAGTCGGTTCTTTTGCTTCATCCGGTAAAGCAAGTTCAGCAAGCAACTTGCGTGCAATGTCCGGTGCAAGAGAAGGCTCGCCGTTGTGCACTTTACGGATGGCATGAAGCAACTCCTCAGGCGCGGAGTCTTTTAGCAGATACCCCATTGCGCCGGATTTGATAGCAGGAAAGACTTTGTCGTCTGTTGCAAAACTTGTGAGCACAATGATTTTGCCGGTTAGCTTGCGGTCACGGATTTCTTGAATGGCCTGAATACCATCCATTACCGGCATGACCATATCCATAAGGATGACATCCGGGGTAAGTTCTGCTGTGCGCTCAACAGCTTCTTGTCCGTTAGCAGCTTCTCCTGCAATTTCAATATCATCATAGCCAGAAAGAAACCCTTTCAGTCCTATGCGTACTATATCGTGGTCGTCGACAATAAGAACTCGAATTGGTGCAGCCATGTTCAATGCTCCTAACGGGTTAATGGAACGGATACGTCGATAGTGGTTCCGTCATCGTTGTTACTGTTAATTTCTAGTGTTGCTTGCAGTCTTTTTGCTCGTTCCCGAATATTGCGCAGTCCCATGCCCCCTGCCGGAAGCCGGTTGATGACGAAGCCTTTGCCGTCATCAGTAATGGTCATTGAAACAGATTCCGGCTTGTAGTCGAAGGTAACTGAAACATTCTGTGCATGAGAATGCTTGGTAGCATTACTCAGAGCTTCAATGGCAATGCGGAACATTTCCTCTTCTGTGGAATGGGCAAGGCGTCTTTCTTCGCCCTTTACAAACATTTTTGCATTGAGTCCGGAGCGAATTTCCACAGAGTTCATCCGTGCCTGAATGGCACCTACTAGTCCTTCGTTTTCGAGTTCCGGTGGATGCAGGTCAAATATGAGCGAGCGCATGTCGCGCATTGCTTGCTGTGCCATTCCTCGTAGAGCTTGTAGCTGTTCTGTGGCTGTTTCTTTTTTACCAAGAGACAGGGAACGACTGGCTGCATCTGCACAAAGTGTTACAGCATACAGAGCCTGCGTTACAGAGTCATGCAGCTCGCGTCCTAACCGCTGGCGTTCTTCTGCGACTGCCAGTTTATCACTCTGCTTTGCCAACGTGGCATTACGTAGTGCCATGGATGCTTGAGCCGCGAATAGCTCCATAATGTTTTTGTCAATGAGGTCAAATCCGCTTTCCTTGTTGGAAATGAGGAGAAGCCCGATGGCATTACCGCATTCAATAAGCGGAACAACCAGTAAAGTTTTAGCTAGATCGCTACGTTGGCCTTCGGGGATTTCTTGTTGTGCATCTCTGATGATGACAGCTTTTCCTTCTTGAAGGATTTGTCCGTACTTAGTTGTAGCTAGCGGGAAGGTTGAAATCGGTGGTTGAGGCGATCCTGTGCCACAGGAATGGTGTAGGTTATCCCCTTCTTTAAGCAGGATAGAACTGCCGGTACCTTGTACAATACTTCGAGCTTCGTCGCAGATGACGGTATGCACATCTTGAATTTGGGTTTCTGGATGTTGCAATAGGAGATTTGCGACTCTTCTGAGGCTCTCACTTTCTTTGAGCTGGCGTTCTTTTTCTTTGACGCTGGCTGCAAGCTCAACAGTTGCAGAAACGGTGTGCAATATGCCTTCAATAAGTTCTTTTTGGTTAGGGCCAATCACATAGTCGGGAATGACTGAACCAACCATAGCGATGCCATGCAGGCAGTTGGAACTGCTGTAGATAGGAAATAAAGCAATGCTATTAGAGTTAATCAGTTCTAGAATGTCTTGCGCCATCGCAAAGCTTTCAGAGTTAAGGGCACAAAGGCCGAAGCTTTTGCCATCAGTTGTAGTAATTGTGTTGCCTTCGGGACAAAGCCTTACTCCGTCAAAGCAACGTTTACATTCTTCGGAAACATGTCCATACGTTGCATGCGGGGCTAGCCCCTGTGTAACTGAATCTCGTAGAAAAATGATGCAAATTCCCTGAGAAAGCGTTTCGCTGATAACACGAGCAAGATGTTCCAGTGCAGCCTGAGAGTCAGCAAAATTGGTAATAGAGCGTGTCGCTTCCAGTAGAAGTTTGGTGCGTTCGTGTTCAATAACGAGTTGCTGTGTCAGTAGTGCAGAGTACTTTTCACCAGTAATTTTGTTGAGATCGACATACAGCAGATCAACAGCAGTCAAAATATCCTTACGTTCTTTACCGAGAGGGATTTCTTTCAAGATGGCTAACGAGAGACAGAATTTCCCCAACATGACTCCTTCCAGAATATCTGAAAGCTGGAAACCACGTTCAACTTTTTCTAAGGCAGATGACTTGAAGAAAGTTTCGAGTGGAGTCAGGGTATTTTCATTCATGCAGCTGCAAATGCGTTCAACAAACGTTGAAAGGTGATCAGAGAGTTCGTTGAAATTTGCATCTGTATACCATTGTGGCTGCCGCTCTATAAGAAGATTAGCAAGCTGAGGAACTATCGAGTGCTTTTGTGCCTGAATAGCTGCTGCGGCTTTTTTTAAAAGTGTGCTGTTGTCCATTCTGCTGTCCATATCTTGTCTGTCTTTTTGTTGGCAGATTCTTTCTATCTTTCTAATGCAAAACGTATATTGCTTTTTCAGTAGGACAGCATCAGACAAAATGCTTAGTTTGGCAAAAGGAAAAAAGCATGTGGAAGTGAAGTTCACATGTTGTGTAAGAAGCCTTTACGAGGGATTTCGGGCAATAACAATCATTCCACTAAAGATGATACAAATTCCCATTGCTGTCTGGAATGAACATACCTCTCCGAGTAGCAGTATTCCAAAGAGGGTTGCAACTAGCGGCTCTGCCAATCCAAGTGTTAAGCCGGATGAGAGAGGGAGTATCGCTAATCCAGTTGCGAAAAAACTATATGCCATTGCAGTCCCGATAACGCCGATCAAGACTATAGAAATGAAACCACGCATGGTAAACATCCATGAGATGTCATAAACAAAGAGAATAGGACTCATAGCTATTCCGCCAAAAGTGAAGAGTATTGCAATCATTTCTTGTGGAGAGCGGTCTGCAAGGATTGTCTGACTGTTGGCGGCATACAAGGCATATCCCGCACCCGCACCAAGCGCCATAATAATTCCTGTCATATCAACAGTTGCAGTGTCATCAATTGAAAGAAGCACTAAACCACATAATGCTAAAACAGTAGCAGTGAACCACGAACGGGAAGGAATAGTACCGCGCAGAAGATATTCAATAATTCCTCCTGCCATTGGTCCGAACCCGATGGCAATGACGGTGCCGACAGCAACACCTGTCCGGACGAGGCTCTGGAAAAACAATATCTGAAAAATCACTATCCCTGCTGCCGCAGTAAAAGTCGCTTTTTTAGGCCATGGAACATGGTGAGTAAATCCGGAACGAAAGTGAACCCATAGAAGCATCACAAGGCCACCAACGACTAATCGCATTGTTCCGACTGCCATAGGCTGGCAACCTTCAGGAGCAAAGGCCTGTATGGTTCCTGTGGTTCCAAAGCAAACTGCACCAAGTAGTGTGTAGAAAACTCCAGCTGTGAGCTGGCGGGAAGATGGAAGTGCGCGCTGCATGGGTTCTCCTATTTGATCTGATTCAGGGATAGTTGAGAATGTGAGATGCCATAACTGCTAAATTGGCATACTAGTATATCAGTTGTTCTGTACAATGGTGATTGTCTTACCATTTGATTTTACGAATAAAGTTGGAATTTGGCTATGAGTTGCCAGAACTGGAATACTAGAATATCTTTTAATCCGCTTATCAAGCGTAATTTTAAAATGCAACCTGTGTTGTCTTTAACGTCCTAAAAAATATGTGACTATAAGGCTGGGCTGGTATGGAGATGATTGGGAATGATCTATGCTGATTCAAGCGGTCTGTTACGATCTGCTTTGTATGAGAAGCTTCTGGAAGATCTGAAAAATGGCAAGTTGGAACCCGGTCGTCTTATCAGTATTAAAAAGCTTGCGGATGAGCTTGGAACAAGTAAGACGCCACTTCGTGAGGCTTTGTTACAGATGCAGGTTGAAGGCTTTGTAACAATTCTTCCTCAGCGTGGGGTTGTCATTAATGCCCTCACACATGAAGAGAAGAGAGATATTTTTGAAGTGTGTGGCGGGTTGGAGTATCAGGCTGTGATCTCTGCGTTTCCGCATCTGACAGAAGCACATGTAGTTGAGATGGAAATGTATAATGAGCAGATAATGGTATCTTCTCAAGGTGCCCGATATGAAGACTGTAATGCTATCAATACCAACTTTCATAATGCGTATTTGAAAGCATGTCCAAATGATTACCTTGTCTACCTGCTGAATATGAACAGGACACGACTGTTTGTATTTACGGAAAGGGATTGGGGCAAAAAGTTCCGTGAAGCGAACTACAATGAGCATAAAGTGATCATTGATATGGTGCGCGCAGGTGATGCGAAAAAACTTGCTGAATACATCCGTGATGTTCATTGGGCCTATTCATGGGATCAATAATTTAAGCTAGTTTCAACAAGAATGCACAAAGCCTCTATGAGTTCCCATAGGGGCTTTTTTTTGTGGAGTAGTGAAGGAAAAAGAATAAAAATTTAATTAAGCACCAGTAAATCGAGACGATAAGGGAAGTAGAAACACTGTTATTGTGAGGTCTACACATGCACGCTTCCCTTACTTCCTCTAAATCCTTTGTGGATGTTTTACAGGAACAGATTAAAGATCAGCAAAGTAAGTTGCTTGATCAGCAGCAAACTGTGACTGTTCTTCCGGCGCGTGCCGTTGTTTCTCCTATTGTTCCGGAACAAGAAGGCATGAGAACTGCGGAGAAGGTTTTCCAGTACTCTGCGGGACGTGAGTCTTACGGTATTCACGTTGCTGCATCAACAAGTGGTGAAAGACTGTTGATTACTTCTTCTGATGAGCAGAATGATTTGCCAAAAGCTGCTGGAAATGCAGCCATAAAATCCACTACCTCTACAATACCTCCTTATATGGCAGCACTGCATCCTGCCTTTCGGGCCGTCATTTAACTACTAGTTTCTCGGTTCATTTTAGTTATCAAATAAAAAAGCTCATCCTTGCTGCCAGATGAGCTTTTTTTGTTTTAAACGCTAAGGAGGTTTCAGGCTGTTAACGGTTTTGGATGCACGCGGTGTTCCGCCAGCAGTTCGACACATTATTGTGCTGCAGGGTAGAACGGCCAGATAAGAGGTACGACCGCAACAATAATTACAAAACAGATGACCTGAAGCGGCCAGCCCGCCTTCATGTACTGACTGAATGTGTACCTACCCGGACCAAGCACGATGGTGTTAGGTGGGGTAGCTACAGGCGTAAGGAAGCAGGCGGATGCGGACATTGCAATGCCCATAACCAGTGGCAGTGGAGAAAGACCACTGTTTACAGCGATAGGGATAGCAAGCGGAGCCATAAGAGCTGCGGTAGCAGTGTTGGACATAAAGTTGGTTACCAGTGCTGTTACAGCACAAACAACCGCTAAGAGTGCATATGGACTGGTTACGTAGTGGACAACTGTATCAGCAATAAGTTGAGCTGCGCCTGATGTTTTCATTGCGGTGGACATGGAGAGCATACCGGCAAACAGGAAGATTGTTGTCCAGTCAACTGATCTGTATGCTTCTTCCATAGTGATGCAGCCTGTGATGATGACGAGACATGCGCCAAGCATTGCAGCGGTAACCAGAGGCATAATTTTTGTTGCCATAGCAACAACTACAAAGAAGAAGATGACAAGTGACCACCACATTTTTTCTGGACGTGATGGCTTAATAGTTTCAGCCTGTTCGCATTCATTTGTGTTGTCAGGAAGGAATTTGTGTCCAATGAAAGCATAGTATAAGATGCCGACAACAAAGAGAACTGCGCCGATTTTTGCGAACTCGAAGAAACCGAATGGCTCGATTCCAGCAGGTCCCATTTTTTCGAGTACAGAGTTGATCAGGCCGTTAGGTGGTGTACCAACAAGTGTCATAGTACCGCCGAGAGACGCAGCGAACGCAACCGGCATAAGAATTTTACTTGGGCGGATGTTTGCAGAAGCACACATGCCCATGATCATCGGGATGGCAACAACAGTTGTACCTGTGTTGGAAAGGAACGCAGA
Proteins encoded in this region:
- a CDS encoding BMC domain-containing protein — encoded protein: MKSLGLIETKGLLPAIECADVMLKAADVRLLGRTCIGAGLVSVSITGDVAAVKAAVDAAKAAVQQLDPNALYSSHVIPRPDEDVFDGMFSSALIGTSKEQKHDIEPDSVEQKTTEKTIAEPEAVKLKPATPVVEAVEAESVVEGSIDGEQKTIASVDGDSIGSEVGSLTSTKGETQRAKQSEEKLSQVESLNADSTELEKDSDKATPELPSTSKVVTTPAVAEKKAEDAGKHPYGGSEPVKTALSSAGQTFPASKSKKASAKSKVVIMHKKNMDALWAEQGAEGISDGLIKLTLAKLRVLAREYPDLPIESKKLSKVKKRTLVEVFKRYYALLEK
- a CDS encoding MerR family transcriptional regulator, with product MKSKSSFSIGEVSKICGLSKKALRHYDKVGIIKPDRSCGNNYRYYSRSSLLAVPVIKYYKQMGFKLSEMKEVIESGDYRIMRASFQSKLDELRQVEEEVHRNYTSVKDWYELVVEAESVLHYKVQDISVKFVEDGVYCFLDQDFAYDYRDSIINLEFTNFIESIENEITGPVIIRFPDYKEKMNGNCTHATVLQKALKPFSKDVETRFGGKLMVSAYHIGSHDNINDTYERIARWASENNYTLGPEVYERYVVDYWSSQNTDKFVTEILMNFTAPK
- the sstT gene encoding serine/threonine transporter SstT translates to MMDIIKKIGSGSLVLQIVLGICAGVIVAMVAPDAAKSVNVLGQLFVKALKAVAPILVFVIVASSIANQKKGANTNMRSIITLYLVGTFMAALVAVVMSFVAPTTLTLVATDTSATPPSGIGEVLNTLLFKIVDNPINALASGNFIGILAWAIALGFFFQHAGETTKKVLSDVSEGVSGIVKLVIRFAPLGIFGLVANTVANTGFTALAGYSHLIMVLLVAMGIIALVVNPMIVWFTTKQNPYPLVFTCLKSSGITAFFTRSSAANIPVNMELCKRLDLHEDTYSVSIPLGATVNMGGAAITITVMTLAAVHTLGIQVDIATALLLSLIASVSACGASGVAGGSLLLIPLACSLFGVSNDVSMQVVAAGFIIGVIQDSAETALNSSTDVLFTAAADIAASPEKTVKSCTTASA
- a CDS encoding putative quinol monooxygenase is translated as MEFKDILVVTSHLRAKQGKEAELRSALEQLVQDCDHHEGLLLYSVHQDASDPASFLFYEHFLSEKAFRDHLASEELVNAQAILSELVEGESKIETWRMAARIGEICQ
- a CDS encoding flavin reductase family protein; this translates as MDKINIGTQGFTIPMPLAMLGTHYNGKPNYMTLGWVTRVNYKPALLGIGVNKGHASHTAILENGEFSVNFPTTEMVKVADYVGLVSAKRTDKSELFDRFYGTLKTAPLIKECPLSLECRLYDTVEMPTNTFFIGEIVGTWCEERFMTDGVPDISKMNPFVLTMPDKRYWKIGRCVGHAWNDGKALKQ
- a CDS encoding response regulator; amino-acid sequence: MAAPIRVLIVDDHDIVRIGLKGFLSGYDDIEIAGEAANGQEAVERTAELTPDVILMDMVMPVMDGIQAIQEIRDRKLTGKIIVLTSFATDDKVFPAIKSGAMGYLLKDSAPEELLHAIRKVHNGEPSLAPDIARKLLAELALPDEAKEPTPEPLTPREVDILRLVAQGLSNKTIAEKVFVSEATVRTHMTNILSKLHLANRVQATLYALREGLASLS
- a CDS encoding sensor histidine kinase; protein product: MDNSTLLKKAAAAIQAQKHSIVPQLANLLIERQPQWYTDANFNELSDHLSTFVERICSCMNENTLTPLETFFKSSALEKVERGFQLSDILEGVMLGKFCLSLAILKEIPLGKERKDILTAVDLLYVDLNKITGEKYSALLTQQLVIEHERTKLLLEATRSITNFADSQAALEHLARVISETLSQGICIIFLRDSVTQGLAPHATYGHVSEECKRCFDGVRLCPEGNTITTTDGKSFGLCALNSESFAMAQDILELINSNSIALFPIYSSSNCLHGIAMVGSVIPDYVIGPNQKELIEGILHTVSATVELAASVKEKERQLKESESLRRVANLLLQHPETQIQDVHTVICDEARSIVQGTGSSILLKEGDNLHHSCGTGSPQPPISTFPLATTKYGQILQEGKAVIIRDAQQEIPEGQRSDLAKTLLVVPLIECGNAIGLLLISNKESGFDLIDKNIMELFAAQASMALRNATLAKQSDKLAVAEERQRLGRELHDSVTQALYAVTLCADAASRSLSLGKKETATEQLQALRGMAQQAMRDMRSLIFDLHPPELENEGLVGAIQARMNSVEIRSGLNAKMFVKGEERRLAHSTEEEMFRIAIEALSNATKHSHAQNVSVTFDYKPESVSMTITDDGKGFVINRLPAGGMGLRNIRERAKRLQATLEINSNNDDGTTIDVSVPLTR